One Falco peregrinus isolate bFalPer1 chromosome 6, bFalPer1.pri, whole genome shotgun sequence DNA segment encodes these proteins:
- the NPTXR gene encoding neuronal pentraxin receptor, translated as MLAFLGAIICIIASVHPAGTAAPAAAAADNDSAAAALLPAADKGLGALHGPAEALASAGPRLPGGPPPPLFSRFVCTPLSAECPATGTGPAAAAGPEELLALRSAAAQLRRTALEQKERIRMDQETIRELTGKLSRCEGGLRTPPAAAPPAAGLRAAPRPGTMGHPPAEPPAVRELEEAVRTLQDRIDRIEQELPPRTNGSAPTAPALTRDALHTKMEQLEEQLLSKILTLQKERQAASTDRSQQQHDIEKELNSLQNRVTELEHGPPGYSPPDAFKVTIPVQNNYMYARMKKSLPELYAFTICMWLKSKALAGLGTPFSYSVPSQANEIVLLEWGSNPLELLINDKVAQLPLSLKDKAWHHVCVAWTTRDGKWSAYQDGEQRGAGENLASWHAIKPQGVVILGQEQDTLGGRFDATQAFVGELAQFSVWDHMLAPAEILGLANCTSHLQGNVIQWDDQAVEVFGGASKGDFAACEEGRKA; from the exons AtgctggctttcctgggggCCATCATCTGCATCATCGCCAGCGTCCACCCGGCCGGTaccgccgcgcccgccgccgctgccgccgaCAATGActcggccgccgccgccctcctGCCCGCCGCCGACAAGGGGCTGGGAGCGCTGCACGGCCCCGCCGAGGCTCTGGCCAGCGCCGGGCCGCGCCTGCCgggggggccgccgccgccgctcttCAGCCGCTTCGTCTGCACGCCGCTGAGCGCCGAGTGCCCGGCCACCGgcaccggccccgccgccgccgccggccccgagGAGCTGCTGGCGCTCCGCAGCGCGGCGGCCCAGCTGCGCCGCACGGCGCTGGAGCAGAAGGAGCGGATCCGCATGGACCAGGAGACCATCCGGGAGCTCACCGGCAAGCTCAGCCGCTGCGAGGGCGGCCTGCGGacccctcccgccgccgccccccccgccgccgggctccgcgccgccccgcgTCCCGGTACCATGGGCCACCCCCCTGCCGAGCCGCCCGCCGTGCGGGAGCTGGAGGAGGCCGTCCGCACCCTCCAGGACCGCATCGACCGGATCGAG caggagctgccaccCCGCACCAACGGCTCGGCACCCACTGCCCCAGCGCTCACTCGCGATGCCCTCCACACCAAgatggagcagctggaggagcagctccTCTCCAAGATCCTGACTTTGCAGAAGGAGCgccaggctgccagcactgaccgcagccagcagcagcatgacaTCGAGAAGGAACTGAATTCCCTCCAGAACCGGGTGACAGAGCTGGAGCACG GACCACCAGGCTACAGCCCTCCCGATGCCTTCAAGGTGACCATCCCAGTGCAGAATAACTACATGTATGCCCGCATGAAGAAGAGCCTGCCTGAGCTCTACGCCTTCACCATCTGCATGTGGCTGAAGTCCAAGGCCCTGGCAGGGCTTGGCACCCCTTTCTCCTACTCTGTCCCAAGCCAAGCCAATGAGATCGTGCTGCTGGAGTGGGGCAGCAACCCCCTGGAGCTGCTCATCAATGACAAG GTTGCCCAGCTGCCACTGAGCCTGAAGGACAAGGCCTGGCACCATGTCTGTGTGGCATGGACCACCCGGGATGGCAAGTGGTCAGCGTACCAGGACGGTGAGCAGCGAGGTGCTGGTGAGAACCTGGCCTCCTGGCATGCCATCAAGCCCCAGGGTGTCGTCATCCTGGGCCAGGAGCAG GACACGCTGGGTGGCCGCTTTGATGCCACCCAGGCCTTCGTGGGGGAGCTGGCGCAGTTCAGTGTGTGGGACCACATGCTGGCACCAGCAGAGATCCTGGGCTTGGCCAACTGCACCTCCCACCTCCAAGGCAACGTGATCCAGTGGGACGACCAGGCGGTGGAGGTCTTTGGGGGTGCCAGCAAGGGGGACTTCGCTGCCTgtgaggaagggaggaaggcaTGA
- the DNAL4 gene encoding dynein axonemal light chain 4, translated as MADTGEGKKEEADYKRLHSFPLIRHTDMPEEMRVEAMELCVTACEKYATNNESAAKMIKEMMDKKFGSSWHVVIGEGFGFEITHEVKNLLYMFFGGSLAVCVWKCS; from the exons ATGGCAGACACcggggaggggaaaaaggaggaagctGACTATAAAAGACTTCACAGCTTTCCACTGATTAGG CACACTGACATGCCAGAGGAGATGCGTGTAGAGGCCATGGAGCTGTGCGTTACGGCATGTGAGAAATACGCCACCAACAACGAG AGTGCTGCCAAGATGATCAAAGAGATGATGGACAAGAAATTTGGGTCCTCCTGGCATGTGGTGATTGGGGAAGGTTTTGGCTTTGAGATCACTCACGAGGTGAAGAATCTGCTGTACATGTTCTTTGGTGGCAGCCTGGCTGTGTGTGTCTGGAAGTGCTCCTGA
- the LOC101924597 gene encoding extracellular serine/threonine protein kinase FAM20C-like — translation MRCRLQTLFQRKFKVSLLFLLLLALLVHLAMDLALPAAHKACGCNAKAPKASGVLSGSPMLASPKKLSLRILQDFSGSNGSLEKSSQPQGAGLHARDGGPGVPHQHREGQTKGSKLAALFEHPLYNIPIPKVTEKDKLFVVNSMEKFSLHSSGSDEWVSSSKAETLLPTGKTAYDTYPTWLKFHVGINRYELYPRQDPLMPTLLRDLATKRIVSSVQKSGGTQLKLIMTFPNYGQALFKPMKQTRDQETPIDVFYFSDFERHNAEIAAFHLDRILDFRRIPPVSGRLVNITKEIRDITTDKKLAKTFFISPAGNVCFYGECSYYCSTEHALCGKPDLLEGSMAALLPDKTLAKRRSWRSPWRRSYHKSKKAEWELNPNYCTQVRETPPYNRGHRLLDLIDMTVLDFLMGNMDRHHYETFEKFGNDTFLLHLDNGRGFGTHSRDELSILAPLQQCCSIKKSTYLRLQLLATQPYRLSDLLQEALATDPLAPILAEPHLQALDRRLGKVLVVVGRCLARAAHPDEVLVDDVGSRL, via the exons ATGCGTTGCCGGCTGCAAACgcttttccaaaggaaatttaaagtcagcctcctctttctcctgctCTTGGCCCTCCTGGTACACCTGGCGATGGACTTggctctccctgcagcccacaaGGCCTGCGGCTGCAACGCAAAAGCACCAAAAGCCTCGGGTGTCCTATCAGGCAGCCCCATGCTGGCCAGCCCCAAAAAGCTGAGCCTGCGAATCCTTCAGGATTTCAGTGGCAGCAACGGCTCCTTGGAGAAAAGCTCCCAGCCACAGGGAGCAGGACTGCATGCAAGGGATGGAGGGCCAGGGGTCCCACACCAGCACAGAGAGGGACAGACCAAGGGATCAAAGCTGGCGGCACTCTTTGAGCACCCTCTTTACAACATCCCAATCCCGAAGGTGACAGAGAAAGACAAGCTTTTCGTTGTCAACTCCATGGAGAAGTTCAGCCTGCACAGCAGCGGGAGCGACGAATG GGTCAGCAGCAGTAAAGCCGAGACGCTCCTCCCGACAGGGAAGACGGCCTACGACACCTATCCTACCTGGCTGAAATTCCACGTTGGCATCAACCGCTATGAGCTGTACCCTCGCCAGGACCCCCTGATGCCCACCCTCCTCCGGGATTTGGCCACAAAGAGGATCGTCAGCTCGG TCCAGAAGTCTGGCGGGACCCAGCTCAAGCTCATCATGACATTCCCAAATTATGGGCAGGCCCTCTTCAAGCCAATGAA GCAGACCCGGGACCAGGAGACCCCCATTGATGTCTTCTACTTCTCAGACTTTGAGCGGCACAATGCAGAGATTGCAGCCTTCCACCTGGACAG GATCCTGGATTTCCGGCGAATCCCCCCAGTTTCTGGCCGTTTGGTCAATATAACAAAAGAGATTCGTGACATCACCACGGACAAGAAACTGGCCAAGACTTTCTTCATCTCCCCAG CGGGCAACGTCTGCTTCTACGGGGAGTGCTCCTACTACTGCTCCACTGAGCACGCCCTCTGCGGTAAGCCGGACCTTCTGGAGGGTTCCATGGCCGCCCTGCTGCCTGACAAGACCTTGGCCAAGCGCCGCTCCTGGCGCAGCCCCTGGCGCCGCTCCTACCACAAGAGCAAGAAGGCTGA GTGGGAGCTGAACCCCAACTACTGCACTCAGGTGCGAGAGACGCCGCCCTACAACAGGGGCCATCGCCTCCTTGACCTCATCGACATGACAGTCCTCGATTTCCTTATGG GCAACATGGACCGGCACCACTATGAGACCTTTGAGAAATTTGGGAACGACACTTTTCTGCTGCACCTGGACAACGGCCGTGG CTTTGGCACACACTCGCGTGATGAACTGTCCATCCTGGCTCCCCTCCAGCAATGCTGCAG CATCAAGAAGTCAACCTACCTgcggctgcagctgctggccacTCAGCCCTACCGCCTGAGtgacctgctgcaggaggcGCTGGCCACTGACCCCCTGGCCCCCATCCTGGCCGAGCCCCACCTGCAGGCGCTGGACCGTCGCCTGGGgaaggtgctggtggtggtgggacgctgcctggccagggcagcccaCCCAGACGAGGTGCTGGTGGATGACGTGGGGTCCCGGCTGTGA